In Silene latifolia isolate original U9 population chromosome 3, ASM4854445v1, whole genome shotgun sequence, a single window of DNA contains:
- the LOC141647214 gene encoding uncharacterized protein At2g34160-like produces MASAVVALATPIKGTSVNHKKNRIQVSNTKKPLFFYVNLAKRYIQQHNEVELSALGMAITTVVTIAEILKNNGFALEKKVCTSTIGMNDENKGRVVQKAKIEIVLEKTEKFDSLMTLSPTKKHDNGNNNNNNNNNNNNVNANKTNEDKPVLDEKKEEQNQTH; encoded by the exons ATGGCATCAGCTGTTGTGGCTTTGGCAACACCTATTAAAGGGACAAGCGTTAACCATAAGAAAAATAGAATTCAAGTTTCTAATACTAAAAAACCTTTGTTTTTCTATGTCAATCTCGCAAAG AGATACATTCAACAACATAATGAGGTTGAACTTTCAGCATTGGGAATGG CAATTACAACTGTCGTCACAATAGCTGAGATTCTGAAGAACAATGGATTTGCACTTGAGAAGA AGGTTTGTACATCTACCATTGGTATGAACGATGAAAATAAGGGGCGAGTGGTGCAGaaagcaaag ATTGAAATTGTATTAGAAAAGACGGAAAAATTTGACTCTTTGATGACTCTTAGTCCCACAAAAAAACACGATaatggcaacaacaacaacaacaacaacaacaacaacaacaatgttaACGCTAACAAGACGAACGAGGACAAGCCCGTGCTCGATGAGAAGAAGGAAGAACAAAACCAAACCCATTGA
- the LOC141648672 gene encoding uncharacterized protein LOC141648672: MKTVNYAQPRYTLPSPASGSRFQATIAYPDATTIAPHKPPPPCYPSSSLISSFISLYIERHLYSLGVKISKLRDSVKSKRIEYELLKQMETLSTVLDAQDDLYLESYISIIGVDFVEQEGKTIKLQIVRFSSICIL, translated from the exons ATGAAGACGGTGAATTATGCGCAG CCTCGATATACCCTACCATCACCGGCTAGCGGCTCTCGTTTCCAGGCCACCATCGCCTACCCCGACGCCACCACCATCGCGCCTCACAAACCACCACCACCATGTTATCCTTCATCATCGTTGATCTCTTCTTTCATCTCCTTATATATCGAG AGACATTTGTATTCTTTGGGagtaaaaatatcaaaactacgGGATTCTGTGAAAAGCAAGCGTATTGAATATGAGTTGTTAAAACAAATGGAAACTCTATCGACAGTACTCGATGCTCAG GATGACTTGTATTTAGAGAGTTACATTAGCATCATTGGAGTTGATTTC GTGGAGCAAGAAGGAAAGACTATCAAACTTCAAATTGTAAGATTCTCTTCCATCTGTATTCTGTAA